One window of the Tachypleus tridentatus isolate NWPU-2018 chromosome 10, ASM421037v1, whole genome shotgun sequence genome contains the following:
- the LOC143228237 gene encoding pericentrin-like, whose amino-acid sequence MCLNDISLPSFQQVCKANYKYLCAENYRQSLVFQKKYLLKLINGYHTTDVMTITMLAKITDEIIDYHQTSLSLLSLFRSVTYAIIALHRMLYLVNQWKKAVHSYSCNSIQPATENVQQKAPPYSVTEQNEVAIPENHNLHKKTETGEPVQIDKS is encoded by the exons ATGTGTTTAAATGATATTTCACTTCCTTCATTTCAACAGGTTTGCAAGGCTAATTACAAATACCTATGTGCTGAGAATTACAGGCAGTCATTGGTCTTCCAGAAGAAGTAtttgttaaaactaataaatggATATCACACTACAGATGTTATGACTATAACCATGCTTGCTAAAATTACTGATGAAATCATTGATTACCACCAGACTAGTTTGTCTCTCTTGTCGTTATTTCGGTCTGTGACATATGCTATTATAGCACTTCATCGTATGCTATATCTGGTGAACCAATGGAAAAAAGCTGTACATAGCTATTCATGTAACTCTATTCAACCAGCGACAGAGAATGTGCAACAGAAAGCACCACCATATTCTGTCACTGAACAAAATG AGGTTGCCATTCCCGAAAACCATAATCTtcacaaaaaaacagaaacaggAGAACCTGTCCAGATAGACAAAAGCTAG